A genomic stretch from Gemmatimonadaceae bacterium includes:
- a CDS encoding tyrosine-type recombinase/integrase, with translation MCADARRATREETVERLFADYLDYGRAHVKERTIESYESLARLYVLPAIGSLPVAKVATRDIARLHLSLEDKPGTANRGVQMVKAFFYWLERGGLFSGTNPARNVELYAEHPRERFLTVEEMARVGQALCVAETIGLPPAPEHKLTKSVKRARNSGMFKSELQPASPVTLAALRFLIFTGWREQEAMTLKWSDVNLSAGIATLGDTKSGKNVRAITAPALELLGAQARVKGSAYVFPGRDPQKPLESVHRLWTAVRSEARLEGVRLHDLRHSVASFAGGQGYSLFLIGKLLGHKTARSTERYAHLADDARKIMADDVGETIRAAMAADPYIHTAPVVDIATRRR, from the coding sequence GTGTGCGCCGACGCGCGACGTGCCACGCGAGAGGAAACAGTCGAACGGCTCTTCGCCGATTATCTCGACTATGGCCGTGCACACGTCAAAGAGCGGACGATTGAGTCATACGAAAGTCTCGCGCGGCTCTATGTGTTGCCCGCCATCGGCTCGCTGCCCGTCGCGAAAGTCGCCACGCGAGACATAGCGCGGCTGCACCTCAGTCTAGAGGATAAGCCGGGCACCGCGAACCGCGGCGTGCAGATGGTGAAAGCGTTTTTCTACTGGCTTGAGCGAGGCGGACTATTCAGCGGAACGAATCCGGCGCGGAATGTTGAGCTGTACGCCGAGCACCCGCGCGAGCGGTTCCTCACCGTCGAAGAAATGGCGCGCGTCGGTCAAGCGTTGTGCGTCGCCGAGACAATCGGCCTTCCCCCGGCCCCTGAGCACAAACTGACGAAAAGTGTGAAGCGGGCGCGCAATTCGGGAATGTTCAAGAGTGAGCTGCAACCCGCGAGTCCGGTCACGCTCGCCGCGTTGCGGTTCCTCATCTTCACCGGCTGGCGCGAGCAGGAGGCGATGACGTTGAAGTGGTCGGACGTGAATCTCTCGGCGGGGATCGCCACGCTCGGCGACACGAAAAGCGGGAAGAACGTGCGAGCCATTACCGCCCCGGCGCTTGAGCTGCTGGGCGCACAAGCGCGCGTGAAGGGATCGGCCTACGTCTTCCCCGGTCGCGATCCACAGAAGCCCCTAGAGAGCGTACATCGGCTCTGGACAGCCGTGCGCTCAGAGGCGCGACTCGAAGGCGTGCGCCTTCACGACTTACGCCATTCCGTCGCGTCGTTCGCCGGCGGACAAGGCTACTCGCTGTTCCTGATTGGCAAGCTCCTGGGCCACAAAACGGCGCGAAGCACGGAGAGATACGCGCACTTAGCCGACGACGCGCGGAAGATTATGGCGGACGACGTAGGCGAGACGATCCGCGCCGCGATGGCAGCGGACCCGTACATCCACACTGCCCCCGTCGTCGATATTGCCACACGGCGACGCTAG
- a CDS encoding nucleotidyltransferase family protein, whose protein sequence is MNILSSPDVSSAVILARGLGTRMRKPDSEAAVESAQAAVADSGVKGMIPIGRPFLDYVISALADAGYSRACLVIGPEHEAIREHYTVASPPRRVTLQFAVQEKPLGTADAVLAAEEFAAGEPFIVLNSDNYYPLAALRALRVTRPPALIAFSVRALIEIGNVSPDRARRFGSLNIGEDGMLRRIVAIGAADAAFDEEPYASMNCWSFTPAIFEACRRVPVSARGEFELPQAVALGIRELGMRFTAVRMREAVLDLSTRADIAEVQQRLRDTFVEI, encoded by the coding sequence ATGAACATTTTATCGAGTCCGGACGTCAGCTCTGCCGTGATTCTCGCGCGCGGTCTCGGGACGAGAATGCGGAAACCGGATTCGGAAGCCGCCGTCGAATCGGCGCAGGCGGCGGTAGCCGATTCGGGAGTGAAGGGAATGATCCCCATCGGGCGACCATTCCTGGACTACGTGATCAGCGCGCTTGCAGACGCCGGATACTCACGGGCCTGTCTCGTCATTGGTCCTGAGCACGAGGCCATCAGGGAGCATTACACTGTCGCGTCGCCACCCCGACGGGTCACGCTGCAATTCGCCGTGCAGGAAAAACCCCTCGGCACTGCCGACGCGGTCCTGGCCGCGGAGGAGTTCGCGGCAGGCGAGCCGTTCATCGTGCTCAACTCGGACAACTACTATCCGTTGGCGGCACTGCGCGCGCTTCGCGTGACGCGCCCGCCGGCACTCATCGCCTTCAGCGTGCGCGCACTGATCGAGATTGGGAACGTCTCGCCCGATCGTGCGCGTCGTTTCGGGTCATTGAATATCGGCGAGGACGGCATGCTCCGTCGCATCGTTGCGATCGGAGCCGCCGACGCGGCGTTCGATGAGGAGCCTTACGCCAGCATGAACTGCTGGTCGTTCACGCCCGCAATCTTCGAGGCGTGCCGTCGCGTGCCCGTGTCCGCGCGCGGCGAGTTCGAGCTGCCGCAGGCGGTTGCGCTCGGAATCCGTGAGCTCGGAATGCGGTTCACCGCAGTGCGAATGCGTGAAGCGGTTCTCGATCTTTCGACACGCGCAGACATCGCGGAAGTGCAGCAACGTTTGCGCGATACGTTTGTGGAAATCTGA
- the trxA gene encoding thioredoxin → MEAATVRTDPSTRATLRCQFCGSWNRIDVARAADKPKCGKCGKPMLLDRPIVLDEESFARTIAESEVPVIVDFNADWCGPCKMMAPAVDQLAANYSGKAIVAKLNTDLAPRTSESFQIRGIPTTIVFIGGKETSRQSGAMPYQMLASLLDRARSLA, encoded by the coding sequence ATGGAAGCCGCAACTGTCAGGACCGACCCGTCAACGAGAGCCACTCTTCGCTGCCAGTTCTGTGGCAGCTGGAACAGGATTGACGTCGCACGGGCGGCGGACAAGCCGAAGTGCGGCAAATGCGGGAAGCCGATGCTCCTCGACCGTCCCATCGTGCTCGATGAGGAGAGCTTCGCGAGGACAATCGCGGAAAGCGAGGTGCCCGTGATCGTGGACTTCAATGCCGACTGGTGCGGCCCCTGCAAAATGATGGCGCCGGCCGTTGACCAGCTCGCGGCGAACTATTCTGGAAAGGCGATCGTCGCCAAGCTCAACACCGACCTCGCGCCGCGCACGTCCGAGTCGTTCCAGATTCGTGGGATCCCCACCACGATAGTCTTCATCGGGGGAAAGGAAACCTCGCGTCAGTCGGGAGCGATGCCATATCAGATGCTGGCATCGCTCCTCGACCGCGCGCGGTCACTCGCCTGA
- a CDS encoding prepilin-type N-terminal cleavage/methylation domain-containing protein — translation MMKESMRLMCASAPSRRRRGLNRASGFSMLEMLVVMLIIGVLVAIGVPKIGRIIQHERVNRAAQVLVQDLQNGFAMAGRQRAPVRLTFTPDTKTYVLSDRATGTVLQTRIMSQGSEYSLTGMSSYNASGQLANTVDILPNGIGSTEFTVTLTLNDYSRKVSASSAGFVRMTPQ, via the coding sequence ATGATGAAGGAGTCTATGCGCCTCATGTGCGCCAGCGCACCCAGCCGGCGGCGTCGCGGATTGAATCGCGCCTCCGGCTTCAGCATGCTCGAGATGTTGGTGGTCATGCTCATCATCGGCGTGCTTGTCGCGATCGGCGTTCCGAAGATTGGGCGCATCATTCAGCACGAGCGTGTCAACCGCGCCGCACAGGTCCTCGTCCAGGACCTTCAGAACGGATTCGCCATGGCCGGCCGGCAGCGTGCCCCGGTGCGTCTGACGTTCACGCCTGACACGAAGACATACGTCCTCAGCGATCGGGCGACCGGAACAGTCCTCCAGACCCGGATCATGAGCCAGGGGTCCGAGTACTCGCTCACCGGAATGAGCTCTTACAACGCCTCCGGACAGCTGGCCAATACAGTAGACATTCTGCCCAACGGAATCGGATCCACAGAGTTCACGGTGACGCTGACGCTGAACGACTACTCACGTAAGGTCAGCGCGTCGAGTGCCGGCTTCGTCAGGATGACTCCACAGTAA
- a CDS encoding prepilin-type N-terminal cleavage/methylation domain-containing protein, with protein MVEYSAEAGPPVASAPGTGSPAERGIRARRGGFILMEVIVAMTLLALIMTPLAAMVYKITARSHRTIGNTYRNGVLMQQVNLLEALPYDSLTVGTSTTTITAMPYPHTTTVTVVQYFQRWQLKAKRVTLIITPTNPLYRPDTTEFIRSSAATRTSFVDDGQ; from the coding sequence ATGGTCGAATACTCTGCAGAGGCGGGTCCTCCCGTCGCCAGCGCCCCGGGCACCGGGTCTCCGGCCGAGCGCGGCATACGCGCTCGCCGGGGCGGGTTCATCCTCATGGAAGTCATCGTGGCGATGACGCTGCTCGCTCTCATCATGACCCCTCTCGCGGCGATGGTCTACAAGATCACCGCGCGGTCGCACCGGACCATCGGCAACACTTACCGGAACGGAGTCCTGATGCAGCAGGTGAACTTGCTCGAGGCGCTTCCCTATGACAGCCTGACCGTGGGCACCAGTACCACCACGATCACCGCGATGCCTTACCCGCACACCACGACTGTCACCGTGGTGCAGTACTTCCAGAGATGGCAGCTGAAGGCCAAACGCGTCACGCTCATCATCACGCCGACCAATCCGCTCTACCGGCCGGATACGACGGAATTCATACGGTCCAGCGCGGCTACGAGGACGAGCTTCGTGGACGACGGCCAATGA
- a CDS encoding IS4 family transposase, whose translation MARTAAVLPAGMRLADHISLGVLTAQFPAELVEQVLFETERVSERERDLPAHVMVYYAIALALYADVSTREVLRCVVEGARWLGDPTATTMPSKSGISQARTRLGAAPLEALYRAVVAPVATTGTPGAWYRGWRVMSLDGTTLDVGDTAANARVFGRPASARGANTTGAFPQLRLVGLLENGTYAICAAQLGAYRTSEVAMAADVVPHLTGEMLCLADRGLLSFDLWRQASATGAALLWRAGVTFTLPVLERFPDGSYRSELRWNRQCTSPDRTPMPVRVIEYTLPGVPTTHASYRLVTTVLAPARAPAAELATLYHERWEMETAFDELKTHLRGGQRVLRSKTPELVRQEAWGFLLAHFALRALMHEAALGALPRARGARGTRSSRNCARKWSPPVAAAPCPAASSER comes from the coding sequence ATGGCTCGGACCGCCGCTGTGTTGCCCGCAGGGATGCGCTTGGCCGATCACATCAGTCTTGGGGTGTTGACGGCGCAATTCCCCGCGGAGCTGGTCGAGCAGGTGTTGTTTGAAACGGAGCGCGTGAGTGAACGCGAGCGCGACCTGCCGGCGCATGTCATGGTTTACTACGCCATCGCGCTCGCGCTCTACGCGGACGTCTCGACGCGCGAGGTGCTCCGGTGCGTCGTGGAAGGAGCCCGTTGGCTGGGCGACCCGACCGCGACCACGATGCCCAGCAAGTCGGGGATCTCGCAGGCGCGGACCCGGCTCGGCGCGGCTCCGCTTGAAGCCTTGTATCGCGCCGTCGTGGCCCCGGTGGCCACGACGGGGACGCCCGGCGCCTGGTACCGCGGCTGGCGGGTGATGAGCCTGGACGGGACGACGCTCGATGTCGGGGACACGGCGGCGAATGCGCGCGTCTTCGGGCGGCCGGCCAGTGCGCGCGGGGCGAACACGACCGGGGCCTTTCCGCAGCTGCGCCTCGTGGGGCTGCTGGAGAACGGGACATATGCCATTTGTGCGGCGCAACTCGGGGCGTACCGCACCAGTGAAGTCGCGATGGCGGCGGACGTGGTGCCCCACCTCACGGGCGAGATGCTGTGTCTCGCCGATCGTGGCCTGCTCAGCTTCGATCTCTGGCGCCAGGCGTCTGCCACGGGCGCGGCGCTCCTCTGGCGCGCCGGCGTGACGTTCACGCTGCCGGTCCTGGAGCGGTTCCCGGATGGGTCGTATCGCAGTGAGTTGCGCTGGAATCGTCAGTGCACGAGCCCCGACCGGACGCCGATGCCAGTGCGCGTCATCGAGTACACGCTGCCCGGTGTGCCCACGACCCACGCGTCGTACCGGCTGGTGACCACCGTGCTGGCACCCGCGCGCGCCCCCGCGGCCGAACTGGCCACGCTCTACCATGAGCGGTGGGAGATGGAAACGGCGTTCGACGAGCTCAAGACGCATCTGCGCGGCGGACAGCGCGTGCTCCGCAGCAAAACCCCTGAGCTCGTGCGGCAGGAGGCGTGGGGCTTCCTGCTCGCGCACTTCGCGCTCCGCGCGCTCATGCACGAGGCGGCGTTGGGTGCACTTCCACGCGCGCGCGGCGCGCGCGGTACACGATCCTCGAGGAACTGCGCGCGGAAGTGGTCACCTCCAGTCGCGGCCGCGCCGTGCCCCGCGGCGTCAAGCGAAAGATGA
- the cheB gene encoding chemotaxis-specific protein-glutamate methyltransferase CheB — translation MRQTKRVLVVDDSAFMRRLITEIVESRPEFVVVGTARDGSDALAKTRLLRPDIVTLDIEMPGMDGLTALAQIMTEMPRPVVMLSAAGSESDNSLTIRALELGAIEFVRKPSGPISIDLALVRAELMRALNAASMVRVAHVVAPLRIERAEPVTERAPLHNEPARAAVVIAASTGGPKALSEVMSHLPERLDAAVLIVQHMPEEFLHSLARRLSQLGPLPVKVAADDEPVMTGRVYLAPGDRHMSVVMRRGRPFVRIDSGPAICGVRPSADPLFASAALAFGENLVGVVLTGMGRDGSDGLRAVRAAGGGAIVQDRASSIIYGMPRAALAAAGADRVVAPRLVGAAVADILSSRRAVA, via the coding sequence TTGCGACAGACGAAGCGAGTGCTGGTGGTAGATGACAGCGCCTTCATGCGCCGGCTCATCACCGAGATCGTGGAATCACGTCCCGAGTTCGTCGTCGTGGGAACGGCGCGCGACGGCTCGGACGCGCTCGCCAAGACCAGATTGCTGCGTCCCGACATCGTCACGCTCGACATCGAGATGCCGGGGATGGACGGTCTCACGGCTCTCGCACAGATCATGACGGAGATGCCGCGCCCGGTGGTGATGTTGAGCGCGGCCGGTTCGGAATCCGACAACTCGCTGACGATCCGCGCACTCGAGCTCGGCGCGATAGAATTCGTGCGCAAGCCGTCCGGGCCCATAAGCATTGACCTTGCCCTGGTCCGCGCGGAGCTGATGCGCGCGCTCAACGCGGCGTCCATGGTGCGAGTGGCTCACGTCGTCGCACCGCTCAGGATCGAGCGCGCCGAGCCGGTCACGGAGCGCGCTCCTCTGCACAACGAGCCGGCGAGAGCGGCGGTCGTGATAGCCGCCTCCACGGGGGGCCCGAAGGCACTATCCGAGGTGATGTCGCATCTGCCGGAGCGACTCGATGCTGCCGTGCTGATCGTTCAGCACATGCCCGAGGAATTTCTGCACTCGCTCGCCCGGCGGCTGAGCCAGCTCGGGCCGCTGCCGGTGAAGGTGGCCGCCGACGACGAGCCGGTGATGACGGGACGCGTTTACCTCGCGCCTGGAGATCGACACATGTCGGTTGTGATGCGGCGGGGAAGGCCGTTCGTGAGGATCGACTCGGGCCCGGCGATCTGCGGAGTACGACCGTCGGCCGATCCACTCTTCGCCAGCGCCGCTCTCGCGTTCGGTGAGAATCTCGTCGGAGTAGTGCTGACGGGAATGGGCCGTGACGGATCCGACGGCCTCCGCGCGGTTCGCGCCGCCGGGGGCGGCGCGATCGTGCAGGACAGAGCGAGCTCGATCATCTACGGCATGCCGCGCGCGGCGCTCGCCGCGGCGGGCGCAGATCGTGTCGTCGCGCCTCGACTCGTCGGCGCCGCGGTCGCGGATATCCTCTCGTCCCGGAGGGCAGTCGCATGA
- a CDS encoding tetratricopeptide repeat protein, which yields MTPARATALIRPIREDHLGASTFVEKGWHLIAHEDFVRAEAAIENALRLAPSDQRARTLLGWARMRQGRYDEALVILDEVLGQDAMNGLARASLGYVCMRKGLLREAHEHMSRAEAQMGDPKAALYGCFFLGLLYSQQRDVIEAERYFWRTLSMAPNFIEAYYELGRTFWMVGKPAEAENVWRGGNAANRFSVWGKRCAEAIRLVRAGQEPPSFS from the coding sequence ATGACGCCCGCCCGCGCGACAGCGCTAATTCGCCCGATCCGCGAGGATCACCTCGGTGCATCCACGTTCGTCGAGAAGGGATGGCATCTGATCGCCCACGAGGATTTTGTCCGCGCGGAGGCGGCGATCGAGAACGCACTGCGTCTGGCGCCGAGCGACCAGCGTGCGCGAACGCTGCTTGGCTGGGCGAGAATGCGGCAGGGAAGGTACGACGAGGCGCTTGTAATCCTCGACGAAGTCCTCGGGCAGGACGCGATGAACGGGCTCGCCCGCGCGAGTCTCGGGTACGTCTGCATGAGGAAGGGTCTGCTGCGCGAAGCGCACGAGCACATGTCGCGCGCTGAGGCCCAGATGGGCGACCCGAAAGCGGCGCTCTACGGATGCTTCTTTCTCGGGCTGCTATACAGTCAGCAGCGCGACGTGATCGAGGCGGAGCGTTATTTCTGGCGCACTCTGTCAATGGCGCCGAACTTCATCGAGGCGTACTACGAGCTCGGGCGGACCTTCTGGATGGTCGGCAAGCCCGCGGAAGCCGAGAACGTGTGGCGCGGAGGCAACGCCGCGAACCGTTTCAGCGTGTGGGGCAAGCGCTGCGCCGAGGCGATTCGTCTCGTGCGAGCGGGGCAGGAGCCACCCAGCTTCAGCTGA
- the rsmH gene encoding 16S rRNA (cytosine(1402)-N(4))-methyltransferase RsmH — protein MTPGAPGAWDSAYHAPVLADEIVGLFSGTRTILDCTLGGGGHSAALLAIGANVTAIDRDPEAIRTARDRLAAYEAAGRFRVILGNFAEADRLLPDPSQKFDGILADLGVSSHQFDDAARGFSFREGATLDMRMGERSAQTAGDLLDTAEEEELARIFREYGDEPRARRMARQVVRRRQNRPFATSDDLVGAIRAVLGPRSGSSDFARIFQAIRIAVNDEMRSLETALPMLRDRLEPGGTLAVISYHSGEDRLVKHAMREWSLDCVCPPRQIQCTCRGRALGRLLTRKAVKAGDAEIQRNPRARSARLRAWRSEG, from the coding sequence GTGACACCGGGGGCACCAGGCGCGTGGGACAGCGCCTATCACGCGCCGGTGCTCGCGGATGAAATAGTCGGACTGTTCAGTGGTACCCGAACGATACTGGACTGCACACTGGGGGGCGGCGGACACAGCGCCGCCCTTCTTGCTATTGGCGCCAACGTCACCGCGATAGATCGCGACCCGGAAGCGATTCGAACGGCCCGAGACCGGCTTGCCGCGTATGAGGCGGCAGGCCGGTTTCGCGTTATATTGGGCAACTTCGCCGAGGCAGACAGGTTGCTCCCCGATCCATCACAGAAGTTCGACGGCATTCTCGCCGACCTCGGTGTGTCGTCACATCAGTTTGACGACGCGGCCCGCGGCTTCTCATTTCGCGAGGGTGCGACGCTCGACATGCGAATGGGAGAGCGATCCGCGCAGACCGCCGGCGATCTGCTCGATACGGCGGAAGAGGAGGAGCTCGCGCGGATCTTCCGCGAGTACGGCGACGAGCCGCGCGCCAGACGTATGGCGCGGCAAGTCGTACGCCGCCGCCAGAACAGACCTTTTGCAACGAGCGACGACCTGGTGGGTGCGATCCGCGCCGTTCTCGGGCCCCGGTCGGGGTCGAGCGACTTCGCCCGGATCTTTCAGGCAATCCGCATTGCGGTCAACGATGAAATGCGGTCGCTCGAGACGGCGCTCCCGATGCTGCGCGACCGGCTCGAGCCCGGTGGAACGCTGGCGGTCATATCGTATCACTCGGGCGAGGACCGGCTGGTGAAGCACGCCATGCGCGAGTGGTCGCTCGATTGCGTATGCCCCCCACGACAGATCCAGTGCACGTGCCGCGGCCGCGCGCTCGGCAGGCTGCTCACGAGAAAGGCGGTCAAGGCAGGGGATGCCGAGATACAACGCAATCCGCGCGCGCGCAGCGCGCGCCTGCGCGCATGGCGAAGCGAGGGCTGA